In the SAR324 cluster bacterium genome, one interval contains:
- a CDS encoding glucose-6-phosphate isomerase, with protein sequence MIDTSSWLHFQQHFFSIPGTGLSLDTSQMGVPTFFWEEQSDPLQQSLQHMNELEAGAIANPDEQRQVGHYWLRTPELAPTPELRQAIEQTLQQVQYIANQVLSGKWTNEQGQHFRHGLVIGIGGSALGPQFIDRALAQQGQGLKLYYLDNTDPDGFEQVFAELREELSQTLCLVISKSGGTQETRNAMLVTQHVFREAGLSFGKQAIAITSTGSKLDKLAIQEGWRARLPMWDWVGGRTSVFSAVGLLPAALQGIALKELLMGARLMDQHGREKEISHNPAAQLALNWWYAGNGRGEKAMVVLPYKDRLSLFSNYLQQLVMESLGKECDLEGRIVRQGLTVYGNKGSTDQHAYVQQLREGRNDFFAQFLEVLKDQEGPAVEVDPGATSGDYLLGFLLGTRQALREKQRQSMTLTLDSITPRSIGAMIALFERAVGMYAHLVGINAYHQPGVEAGKKAAGAVLQLQGRLISVLNDQPIRSWTVDELSQHLQVGEQQVTLFKVLEHLAANGRVDRHQVEPSFSNRYQAKRA encoded by the coding sequence ATGATCGATACTTCGAGTTGGCTTCATTTTCAGCAGCATTTCTTTTCAATCCCAGGCACAGGATTGAGCTTAGACACTTCTCAAATGGGAGTGCCTACTTTTTTCTGGGAAGAGCAATCCGATCCGCTTCAACAATCTTTACAGCACATGAACGAACTGGAAGCTGGGGCTATTGCCAATCCGGATGAGCAGAGACAGGTCGGTCATTACTGGTTACGTACTCCAGAGCTTGCGCCAACCCCCGAGCTACGTCAGGCCATTGAACAGACCCTCCAGCAAGTTCAGTATATTGCAAACCAAGTACTGTCTGGAAAATGGACCAACGAGCAGGGTCAGCATTTTCGACATGGGCTCGTGATTGGGATTGGTGGTTCGGCACTGGGGCCTCAATTTATTGACCGTGCATTGGCACAGCAGGGACAAGGCTTGAAACTCTACTATCTAGATAACACAGACCCAGATGGCTTTGAGCAGGTCTTTGCAGAGTTGAGAGAGGAACTGTCGCAGACACTGTGCCTGGTTATCTCCAAATCTGGTGGTACCCAGGAAACCCGTAATGCGATGCTGGTCACTCAACATGTATTTCGAGAAGCAGGGTTGTCATTTGGGAAGCAGGCAATTGCCATCACCAGCACTGGAAGCAAGCTGGATAAACTGGCAATACAAGAAGGCTGGCGTGCACGGCTACCAATGTGGGATTGGGTGGGTGGGCGGACTTCAGTCTTTTCAGCAGTGGGACTCCTACCCGCAGCCTTGCAGGGCATTGCTCTGAAAGAGTTGCTGATGGGAGCCCGGCTGATGGACCAGCACGGACGGGAAAAAGAAATCTCCCACAATCCTGCAGCCCAGTTAGCCTTGAACTGGTGGTACGCAGGCAATGGTCGTGGTGAAAAGGCTATGGTGGTGCTGCCCTACAAGGATCGGCTGTCCTTGTTCAGCAATTACCTACAGCAATTAGTGATGGAATCCCTAGGAAAAGAGTGTGATCTGGAAGGGCGCATTGTTCGTCAAGGTTTGACTGTTTACGGCAACAAGGGTTCTACAGATCAGCACGCTTATGTCCAACAACTTCGGGAAGGACGGAATGATTTCTTTGCCCAATTTCTGGAAGTGCTGAAAGATCAGGAAGGACCTGCTGTAGAGGTTGATCCGGGTGCCACCTCAGGAGACTATCTATTGGGTTTCCTGTTAGGAACGCGGCAGGCTTTACGAGAGAAACAGCGTCAATCAATGACATTGACCCTGGATTCGATAACACCACGTAGCATTGGGGCCATGATAGCTCTTTTTGAACGAGCAGTGGGGATGTATGCGCATCTGGTGGGCATTAACGCCTATCATCAACCTGGAGTGGAAGCTGGGAAAAAAGCTGCTGGAGCTGTGCTACAGTTGCAAGGTCGTCTGATCAGTGTGCTGAACGATCAGCCAATTCGTTCCTGGACGGTAGATGAACTCTCCCAGCATCTTCAAGTGGGAGAACAGCAGGTAACACTCTTCAAGGTACTGGAACACTTGGCAGCGAATGGACGTGTGGATCGTCATCAGGTGGAACCCTCTTTCTCCAATCGCTACCAAGCGAAACGTGCTTAG